The proteins below are encoded in one region of Caulobacter henricii:
- a CDS encoding TauD/TfdA dioxygenase family protein gives MNAHAPIAATETPDYAGLTVTPVSTVLGAEISGLDLRQPLSPETVAAIRSALLRHKVVFFRDQDISHEDHVRFGRYFGDLEGHPVTAHVPGFPEILHIEAADGMKLREEIVPLVRAANKWHTDVTFRPAPSMGGVLRARHLPPLGGDTLFADTAAIYRDLPQALKDRLADLTAEHDILQSYGYRVDQAKRDELRAAHPPAVHPVVRTHPETGEKHLFVNKVFTTRILGLPEDEAQALLADLLDRVKTPEYQVRFRWTPNAIVFWDNRATQHYAILDYWPQERIVERVTIVGDAPF, from the coding sequence ATGAACGCCCACGCCCCCATCGCTGCGACCGAAACGCCTGACTATGCCGGCCTGACCGTGACGCCCGTGAGCACCGTGCTCGGCGCGGAGATATCCGGGCTGGACCTGCGCCAGCCCCTGTCGCCCGAGACGGTCGCTGCGATCCGGTCGGCTCTCCTGCGCCACAAGGTCGTTTTCTTCCGCGACCAGGACATCAGTCACGAAGACCATGTCCGTTTTGGCCGCTATTTCGGCGATCTTGAGGGGCATCCGGTCACCGCCCACGTGCCCGGATTCCCGGAGATCCTGCACATCGAAGCGGCCGACGGCATGAAGCTGCGCGAAGAGATCGTGCCGCTCGTCCGCGCGGCCAACAAGTGGCACACCGACGTGACCTTCCGGCCCGCACCCTCCATGGGTGGGGTGTTGCGGGCTCGACATCTGCCCCCTCTGGGCGGTGACACCCTGTTCGCTGATACGGCCGCCATCTATCGGGACCTGCCCCAGGCCCTGAAGGACCGGTTGGCGGACCTGACGGCCGAGCACGACATCCTGCAAAGCTATGGCTATCGCGTCGACCAGGCCAAGCGAGACGAGTTGCGGGCCGCCCACCCGCCGGCGGTCCACCCTGTCGTCCGGACCCACCCCGAGACCGGCGAGAAGCACCTGTTCGTCAACAAGGTTTTCACGACCCGGATCCTCGGGCTGCCGGAGGATGAGGCGCAGGCGCTGCTGGCCGACCTGCTCGATCGGGTGAAGACGCCCGAGTACCAGGTGCGGTTCCGCTGGACGCCCAATGCGATCGTGTTCTGGGACAATCGGGCCACCCAGCACTATGCCATTCTGGACTACTGGCCCCAGGAGAGGATCGTCGAGCGCGTGACGATTGTCGGCGACGCTCCCTTCTAG
- a CDS encoding acetyl-CoA hydrolase/transferase family protein yields the protein MSSDTRVFVSASAAEPFAAAKLSKRLVPLLSATFEGGFIPGVNTSDWSSLGPGARMAGPFMSPAWRSIAAVGRFERLPLTYHGFARRVAATRYAAGLFMITPPDTSGVSSFGTTADFPPTALDRCDLRIGVINPSMPRLPGSPTVPLSVFDEVIELDTPLADYGVRLPGAIERQIIDHVVGMIPNGATLQAGIGRLGDALWPGLSGKEGLSLHSGMICDPVASLIREGVFAHIRTGSLLGSRDFYAQAADLPGVTMAPALETHDPERLGEIPALVAVNSAIEVDLLGQVNAEWVDGEAISGPGGLPDFIEGASRSPGGLPIIALGSTAKGGALSRIVPRLSVPVTLPATEVGIVVTEHGAVDLRPLQGEARAMALIEIAAPDHRTALQRAWHRGV from the coding sequence ATGTCATCTGACACCCGCGTCTTTGTCAGCGCCTCGGCGGCAGAGCCGTTTGCAGCCGCCAAGCTGTCCAAACGGCTGGTACCCCTGCTTTCAGCCACCTTCGAGGGTGGCTTCATCCCCGGCGTCAACACTTCGGACTGGAGCAGCCTGGGACCTGGCGCCCGCATGGCCGGCCCGTTCATGTCGCCCGCCTGGCGGTCGATCGCGGCTGTCGGTCGGTTTGAGCGCCTCCCTCTGACCTATCATGGCTTTGCCCGCAGGGTGGCCGCGACCCGCTATGCAGCGGGGCTGTTCATGATCACCCCGCCCGACACCTCGGGTGTCTCAAGCTTCGGCACGACAGCCGACTTTCCGCCAACAGCGCTCGACCGATGCGACCTTCGGATCGGGGTCATCAATCCGTCCATGCCGCGCCTGCCTGGGTCACCGACTGTGCCCTTGAGTGTCTTCGACGAGGTGATCGAGCTCGACACGCCCCTGGCCGATTATGGGGTTCGCCTGCCCGGGGCGATCGAACGCCAGATTATCGACCATGTCGTCGGGATGATCCCCAATGGCGCGACCCTGCAGGCCGGCATAGGCCGGCTGGGTGACGCCCTGTGGCCAGGACTTTCCGGCAAGGAGGGCCTTTCCCTGCATAGCGGCATGATCTGCGATCCTGTGGCGAGCCTGATCCGGGAGGGCGTCTTCGCCCATATCAGGACAGGCAGCCTGCTGGGCTCGCGCGACTTCTATGCCCAGGCCGCCGACCTGCCCGGCGTCACCATGGCCCCGGCGCTCGAGACTCACGATCCCGAACGGCTGGGCGAGATCCCGGCCCTTGTCGCGGTCAATTCGGCGATCGAGGTCGATCTGCTGGGTCAGGTCAATGCCGAATGGGTGGACGGCGAGGCGATCTCGGGTCCAGGCGGCCTGCCCGACTTCATTGAAGGTGCCAGCCGCTCGCCCGGCGGGCTGCCGATCATCGCCCTCGGCTCGACGGCAAAAGGTGGTGCCCTTAGCCGGATCGTTCCACGCCTGTCAGTGCCTGTCACCTTGCCGGCCACCGAGGTCGGCATCGTCGTGACGGAACATGGCGCAGTCGATCTGCGGCCCCTGCAGGGCGAAGCCCGGGCCATGGCCCTGATCGAGATCGCGGCACCCGATCATCGCACTGCCCTCCAAAGGGCCTGGCACCGTGGCGTCTGA
- a CDS encoding pentapeptide repeat-containing protein: MPVVAKPVKPTERIRVNQREAELMAAAHAWFVARKPGGRRLVLRFAIMEDVDLSGRDLSDADLTGSTLIRCKFDRARLVRACLFGADLQASSFVGASLANADMRGARLKGANLAHANMTQADLRAGRIAISDEDTQFAVLRHKVSAGQMDGANVSGAVLHQTRLDDVSAAAADFSDCSMRGAKLVGANLKNARLRGAVIDNVDVRGANLESADFSDAVLTRVDLTQARTMGAVMDRCLCDPDAEASARAAQIFVKLAAHREWVTSGGKSGEAAVLDGEDLRPMVEMAGAFLTAVSARNACLAGMDLRRISLQGALLEGADFRGADLRDADLRGANLNGATLKQADLRRAQLSALPFKADREKPTELTEACLRYADLREVGFGETDLSRADLEGARRTELQDGPDSAGPDPKVLEL, translated from the coding sequence GTGCCAGTGGTCGCCAAGCCGGTGAAGCCTACGGAGCGAATCCGCGTCAATCAGCGCGAGGCCGAGCTCATGGCTGCGGCTCACGCCTGGTTCGTGGCGCGCAAGCCGGGCGGCCGGCGACTGGTTCTGCGCTTCGCGATCATGGAAGATGTCGATCTTTCGGGGCGCGACCTGAGCGATGCGGATCTGACCGGCAGCACATTGATCCGGTGCAAGTTCGATCGCGCGCGGCTGGTTCGGGCCTGTCTTTTCGGGGCGGATCTGCAGGCGAGCAGTTTCGTCGGTGCCTCCCTGGCCAATGCCGACATGCGAGGTGCCAGGCTCAAGGGGGCCAATCTGGCGCATGCCAACATGACCCAGGCCGATCTTCGGGCGGGCCGCATCGCCATTTCCGATGAAGACACCCAGTTTGCCGTCCTTCGCCACAAGGTCTCTGCCGGTCAGATGGATGGAGCCAATGTTTCGGGCGCGGTGCTGCATCAGACCCGGCTGGATGACGTCTCGGCGGCGGCGGCCGACTTTTCGGACTGTTCCATGCGCGGCGCAAAGCTGGTCGGCGCCAATCTCAAGAATGCGCGCTTGCGCGGTGCCGTCATCGACAATGTCGATGTGCGAGGAGCCAATCTGGAAAGTGCGGATTTCAGCGATGCCGTCCTCACACGCGTCGACCTGACCCAGGCCCGCACCATGGGCGCGGTCATGGACCGATGCCTCTGCGATCCGGACGCGGAGGCCAGCGCGCGGGCGGCCCAGATCTTTGTCAAGCTGGCAGCCCATCGCGAATGGGTGACCTCCGGCGGCAAGTCTGGCGAGGCTGCGGTGCTGGATGGCGAGGACCTCCGGCCCATGGTCGAGATGGCCGGCGCATTCCTGACGGCGGTCAGCGCCAGGAACGCCTGTCTGGCCGGCATGGATCTTCGCCGGATATCGCTGCAGGGCGCACTGCTGGAGGGTGCGGATTTCCGGGGCGCGGACCTGCGTGATGCGGATCTGCGGGGCGCAAACCTGAACGGCGCAACCCTGAAACAGGCCGATCTGCGTCGCGCACAATTGAGCGCTCTGCCCTTCAAGGCTGACCGCGAAAAGCCCACGGAGCTGACGGAAGCCTGTCTGCGCTATGCCGATCTGCGAGAGGTTGGGTTCGGCGAGACGGATCTTTCCCGGGCGGACCTGGAGGGGGCCCGGCGCACAGAGCTTCAGGATGGTCCGGATAGTGCCGGTCCCGATCCCAAGGTTCTGGAACTCTAG
- a CDS encoding helix-turn-helix domain-containing protein, translating into MILEGKTEPQKKRRPHIGARIKSRRKALGLTLQELAERSGLSKPFLSQAERDLTTPSLMSMLALAKGLQVEVSYFMEIPQAQDMVRRADNPAQIAVASPVTYYDLSSALPDRKLDAVLMRIPPGHCFPVDTRNGEHFRYVLQGELHARAGDIQTVLKAGDSMHFDARAPHTVENRSDQEALLLYVGTPSVLQRGAPSDPA; encoded by the coding sequence ATGATTCTCGAAGGAAAAACTGAGCCCCAGAAGAAGCGGCGCCCCCATATCGGTGCCCGCATCAAGTCGCGGCGCAAGGCCCTGGGCCTGACCCTGCAGGAACTGGCCGAAAGGTCGGGCCTGTCCAAACCCTTCCTTTCCCAGGCCGAGCGGGACCTGACGACACCGTCCCTGATGTCGATGCTGGCCCTGGCCAAGGGACTGCAGGTCGAGGTCTCCTATTTCATGGAGATCCCCCAGGCTCAGGACATGGTTCGCCGGGCCGACAATCCAGCCCAGATCGCCGTGGCTTCGCCGGTCACCTATTACGACCTGTCATCGGCCCTGCCGGACCGCAAGCTGGACGCCGTCCTGATGCGCATTCCGCCCGGCCACTGCTTTCCCGTCGATACCCGCAATGGCGAGCACTTCCGCTATGTGCTCCAGGGCGAACTTCATGCCCGGGCCGGCGACATCCAGACCGTGCTCAAGGCCGGCGACAGCATGCACTTTGATGCGCGGGCCCCGCACACGGTCGAGAACCGCTCCGACCAGGAGGCGCTGTTGCTCTATGTCGGAACGCCCAGCGTGCTGCAGCGCGGCGCGCCTTCAGATCCCGCCTAG
- a CDS encoding zinc-dependent metalloprotease, giving the protein MKFGSVSRAALAAALVFTAASPVLAAAKDKPPVADASLSGTTRLDGLLPVHIDKAKGRILLSLPKPDSDGVSGRFLYVASLRTGLGSAPVGLDRAALGDTQVLVFRRIGKKVIAEYENPKFTAVGAPAAEQIAARESFAVSTVWAGEVASETPDGRILVDISSFLTRDVIGAVDALKQAGEPGFRLVSDLSVADPAAVRVFPENIELEARQTFASDTPGPETRNIAPDPKLITLTVRHSLVKLPEPGFVPRAFDPRTGTWGVVGLDYAVPLGDDIVGRWARRFRLEKTDPTAAVSTVKKPIVFYVDRAAPEPIRSALVEGAAWWAKAFEAAGFKDAYRVEVLPEGVDPLDVRYNVINWVDRATRGWSMGQSVSDPRTGEILKGSVILGALRVRQDMLIFEGLVGADQIGKGGPNDPILVSLARLRQLSAHEVGHSLGFAHNFAASTQDRASVMDYPAPRVKVTEGKIDLSDAYGVGIGAWDRFTVDWLYGEAPKTTLAAKAAANTLRYITDSDARGPNSGQPWGALWDDGADSVAELRRMIGVRRVALDQFGLNALKPGETVETLKRKYVPIYLLHRYQVEATVKQVAGIEYSYAVKGDAGQVAPLVAADRQRAALAALMATLAPAELDTPEALIPLLSGGQSGETDRQHVIEVFAGMGGPVFDPLVAADVAAGLALDPLLAPDRLARLVDQHRRDPNQPGVGEVVDTLLATVFAPASGRQAEIARRVRWRTVLNLAAAARDVKRSPQAAAEIDLKLADLATRLKAAPGADGSDRALNLRLAGLIRNADEMTKVLGEARLKPETPPGMPIGDLDPGMN; this is encoded by the coding sequence ATGAAGTTCGGATCCGTCAGCCGCGCCGCCCTGGCAGCGGCCCTGGTTTTCACGGCGGCGTCGCCGGTTCTGGCTGCGGCGAAAGACAAGCCGCCTGTCGCCGATGCTTCCCTGTCCGGGACCACGCGTCTGGACGGCCTGCTGCCGGTTCACATCGACAAGGCCAAGGGGCGGATCCTGCTGTCCCTGCCCAAGCCGGATTCCGACGGGGTCAGCGGCCGCTTCCTCTATGTCGCGTCCCTGCGCACAGGCCTGGGCTCGGCGCCGGTCGGTCTAGATCGCGCCGCCCTCGGCGACACCCAGGTTTTGGTCTTCCGCCGGATCGGCAAGAAGGTCATCGCCGAGTATGAGAACCCCAAGTTCACCGCGGTCGGTGCGCCCGCCGCCGAACAGATCGCAGCGCGCGAGTCCTTCGCGGTCTCGACCGTCTGGGCCGGGGAGGTGGCCTCAGAGACGCCGGACGGACGGATCCTGGTCGATATCTCCAGTTTCCTGACCCGTGACGTGATCGGCGCGGTGGATGCCCTGAAACAGGCCGGTGAGCCAGGGTTCAGACTGGTCTCCGACCTGTCCGTTGCGGATCCGGCGGCGGTCAGGGTCTTCCCGGAGAACATCGAGCTCGAAGCCCGTCAGACCTTCGCCTCTGACACGCCCGGGCCGGAAACCCGCAACATCGCCCCCGATCCCAAGCTGATCACCCTGACCGTTCGTCATTCGCTGGTGAAGCTCCCCGAGCCGGGTTTCGTGCCGCGCGCCTTTGATCCTCGGACCGGGACCTGGGGCGTGGTCGGACTGGACTATGCCGTGCCGCTCGGCGACGACATTGTCGGTCGGTGGGCGCGCCGGTTCCGGCTGGAGAAGACCGATCCGACGGCGGCGGTCTCGACCGTCAAGAAGCCGATCGTCTTCTATGTCGATCGCGCTGCCCCGGAGCCGATCCGCTCGGCCCTGGTCGAGGGCGCGGCCTGGTGGGCCAAGGCCTTCGAGGCGGCGGGCTTCAAGGATGCCTACCGCGTCGAGGTCCTGCCCGAGGGCGTCGATCCACTGGACGTGCGCTACAACGTCATCAACTGGGTCGATCGCGCGACCCGCGGCTGGTCCATGGGACAGTCGGTCTCTGACCCCCGCACAGGGGAAATCCTCAAGGGTTCGGTGATCCTGGGCGCGCTGCGCGTGCGCCAGGACATGCTGATCTTTGAGGGGCTGGTGGGGGCCGACCAGATCGGCAAGGGCGGCCCCAACGATCCGATCCTGGTCTCTTTGGCGCGGCTACGCCAATTGTCCGCCCATGAGGTCGGCCACTCGCTGGGCTTTGCTCACAATTTCGCCGCCTCGACCCAGGACCGCGCGTCGGTCATGGACTACCCGGCGCCGCGAGTGAAGGTGACCGAGGGCAAGATCGACCTGTCCGACGCCTATGGTGTGGGCATCGGGGCCTGGGACCGGTTCACGGTCGACTGGCTTTATGGCGAGGCACCCAAGACGACCCTGGCCGCCAAGGCCGCCGCCAACACCCTGCGGTACATCACTGACAGCGATGCGCGGGGGCCCAATTCAGGTCAGCCCTGGGGCGCGCTTTGGGATGACGGCGCAGACTCGGTCGCGGAGCTTCGCCGCATGATCGGCGTGCGGCGCGTCGCCCTCGACCAGTTCGGCCTCAACGCCCTGAAGCCCGGCGAAACAGTCGAAACCCTCAAGCGCAAATATGTGCCGATTTATCTGCTGCATCGCTACCAGGTCGAGGCGACGGTCAAGCAGGTGGCAGGCATTGAGTACAGCTATGCCGTCAAGGGCGATGCCGGTCAGGTCGCGCCCCTGGTGGCCGCCGATCGGCAGCGCGCCGCCCTGGCGGCCCTGATGGCGACCCTGGCTCCGGCCGAGCTCGATACGCCGGAAGCCCTGATCCCGCTTCTGTCCGGCGGTCAGTCGGGCGAAACGGATCGCCAGCACGTCATCGAAGTTTTCGCCGGCATGGGCGGGCCGGTGTTCGATCCTCTGGTGGCTGCCGATGTCGCCGCAGGCCTGGCTCTGGACCCGCTACTGGCGCCGGACCGTCTCGCCCGGCTGGTCGATCAGCATCGCCGCGACCCGAACCAGCCCGGTGTCGGAGAAGTGGTCGACACCCTGCTGGCCACGGTTTTTGCGCCGGCGTCCGGTCGCCAGGCCGAGATTGCCAGGCGCGTGCGCTGGCGCACTGTGCTGAACCTGGCCGCTGCGGCCCGGGACGTGAAGCGCTCGCCCCAGGCTGCCGCAGAGATTGACCTGAAGCTGGCAGACCTGGCGACCCGCCTGAAGGCTGCGCCCGGGGCGGATGGGTCTGACCGCGCCCTGAACCTGCGTTTGGCCGGGCTGATCCGCAACGCCGATGAGATGACGAAGGTTCTGGGCGAGGCACGCCTTAAGCCCGAGACTCCGCCCGGCATGCCGATCGGTGACCTTGACCCCGGGATGAACTAG
- a CDS encoding 2OG-Fe(II) oxygenase family protein, translating to MTTTLPVIRINPSLDPAPFAAAFQRDGVVQIPIFLEPADAERVAGVLAGLTWNVVAPDETSETLVISPQVIQKFGEAQVRQFLQGALKRASRGFSFIHLSYALQDEYARDPTAPIHQATAFLQSRTFLDFGQAVIGSDQVDGVRVQASNYRPGDFLTLHDDSHKRDDRLAAFTLGFTRDWRPDWGGQLLFHDVEGQIERGFMPGFNVLTLFRVPRAHSVAPVAAYAATKRLSLTGWLVRDANPSA from the coding sequence ATGACCACGACCCTGCCGGTGATCCGGATCAATCCGAGTCTCGACCCAGCGCCGTTCGCGGCCGCCTTCCAGCGGGACGGCGTGGTGCAGATTCCTATCTTTCTGGAGCCCGCAGACGCCGAGAGGGTCGCCGGGGTCCTGGCCGGACTGACCTGGAACGTGGTGGCCCCGGACGAAACCTCCGAGACCCTCGTGATCAGTCCGCAGGTCATTCAGAAGTTCGGCGAGGCCCAGGTTCGTCAGTTCCTGCAGGGAGCCCTGAAGCGGGCTTCTCGGGGGTTCTCGTTCATCCACCTGTCCTACGCCCTGCAGGACGAATATGCCCGCGATCCGACAGCGCCCATCCATCAGGCCACGGCGTTCCTGCAAAGCCGGACCTTCCTGGATTTCGGCCAGGCGGTGATCGGGAGCGACCAGGTCGATGGCGTCCGCGTCCAGGCCTCGAACTATCGGCCGGGCGACTTTCTCACGCTGCATGACGACAGTCACAAGCGCGATGATCGCCTGGCGGCCTTTACTTTGGGCTTCACCCGCGACTGGCGACCGGACTGGGGCGGTCAGCTGCTGTTCCATGACGTCGAGGGGCAGATCGAGCGCGGCTTCATGCCCGGTTTCAATGTTCTGACGCTGTTTCGCGTGCCCCGCGCCCATTCGGTCGCGCCGGTCGCGGCCTATGCCGCCACCAAGCGCCTGTCCCTGACCGGCTGGCTGGTGCGCGACGCTAATCCGTCGGCCTGA
- a CDS encoding TonB-dependent receptor domain-containing protein: MFNPLSTRKRLLATTVLCGAIAPMAIAMPAFAQTAPAAAEAVQVEEIVVTGSRIARPDLVSSSPVATVGDKELKQSGVVNTENLLNTLPQAVPGITSTVNNGSNGTATVNLRGLGSNRTLVLVDGKRQTPTTQAGSVDLNLIPPALIKRIEVVSGGGSAVYGSDAVAGVVNFILKNDFEGMEVSAGYQATDDGEAPIYSGDVTFGANFADRKGNVVLSLGYNKREALTQGERGGMLSRAWGDNATRTGLVPSGSGSIEPGRVDPFVAGRFITLPGVANLAANSGFFLNDGGIRLYNSANDTYNFAPVNYVQTPQERFSVTSLASYEIKPGLTAYAKGNFVSSRVVTQLAPTPVGNRIFRFSLDNNPFLTAAAKTALNSMGSSTAYSIPASSPWATGTYTDVDTDGDGLFETVTGVFNKRLSDVGPRVSSFNFTGFQVQLGLKGDIEAINGGFDSYFQYGNTAGSNSLLGDTSLVRIQQGLLLNAAGTACADPSGGCVPVNIFGQGTMSAAAANFIKTRINSSQDYEQLYAGFTISGDTENMFSLPAGPIGFAVGGEYRAEDFSFNPSQDLATGNLTGFNASPPVSGRFDVYEAYAEVLVPLLKDLPFVKSLDLELAGRVSDYTTQPDPVETYKVAGTWKPFEDLLLRASYNKAIRAPSVGELYAPQSNGFPTATDNCSARATPNAATRQACINSGVAASAVGVINANQQTQTLSGGNPNLRPEEGKTITYGFAYTPSWLPNFSITGDYFSIEITDAIASFGGSASNVMNVCYGALVNGNPSSPYCQAIRRLANGSIDFISLTAQNVATVKTEGFDVGVTYRTTLEDLGLPDWGSLSFRSLYTNTWESTTTPDEISTPIKCADKFGTRCGNPTPRHKLRSAVNWKFNQFGMNLVWNHLDDVNDDAPATKYTVERIGAKNYWDLSGDWEVNDNVAFTGGVKNLTQEAYPILGGNASPSNSGYPAAYDVLGRTFFINARLRY, from the coding sequence ATGTTTAACCCGCTGTCCACCCGGAAACGCCTGCTGGCGACTACCGTGCTCTGCGGCGCGATTGCGCCCATGGCCATCGCCATGCCCGCCTTTGCCCAGACCGCACCCGCTGCTGCAGAAGCCGTGCAGGTCGAAGAAATCGTCGTCACCGGTTCGCGCATCGCACGTCCGGACCTGGTCTCGTCGAGCCCCGTCGCCACGGTCGGTGACAAGGAACTGAAGCAGTCGGGCGTGGTCAACACCGAGAACCTGCTCAACACCCTGCCGCAAGCCGTCCCCGGCATCACCTCGACGGTGAACAACGGCAGCAACGGTACCGCCACCGTCAACCTGCGCGGCCTCGGCTCGAACCGCACCCTGGTTCTGGTGGACGGCAAGCGTCAGACCCCGACCACCCAGGCCGGCAGCGTCGACCTCAACCTGATCCCGCCCGCGCTGATCAAGCGCATCGAAGTGGTGTCGGGCGGCGGCTCGGCCGTTTACGGCTCGGACGCCGTGGCCGGCGTCGTCAACTTCATCCTGAAGAACGACTTCGAAGGCATGGAAGTCTCGGCCGGCTATCAGGCCACCGATGACGGCGAAGCCCCGATCTATTCGGGCGACGTGACCTTCGGCGCCAACTTCGCCGACCGCAAGGGCAATGTCGTCCTGAGCCTCGGCTACAACAAGCGCGAAGCCCTGACCCAGGGCGAACGCGGTGGCATGCTCAGCCGCGCCTGGGGCGATAACGCGACCCGCACCGGCCTGGTGCCGTCGGGTTCGGGCTCCATCGAGCCGGGCCGCGTCGACCCGTTCGTCGCTGGCCGGTTCATCACCCTGCCGGGCGTTGCCAACCTCGCTGCCAACTCGGGCTTTTTCCTGAACGACGGAGGCATCCGCCTCTACAACTCGGCGAACGACACCTACAACTTTGCCCCGGTCAACTACGTCCAGACCCCGCAAGAGCGTTTCTCGGTCACCTCGCTGGCCAGCTACGAAATCAAGCCGGGCCTGACCGCCTATGCCAAGGGCAATTTTGTCAGCAGCCGCGTCGTCACCCAGCTGGCTCCGACCCCGGTCGGCAACCGGATCTTCCGCTTCAGCCTCGACAACAACCCCTTCCTGACCGCTGCGGCCAAGACCGCCCTGAACAGCATGGGTTCGAGCACGGCCTATTCGATCCCGGCCAGCAGCCCCTGGGCCACCGGCACCTATACGGACGTCGACACCGACGGCGACGGCCTGTTCGAAACCGTCACCGGCGTGTTCAACAAGCGTCTCAGCGACGTTGGCCCGCGCGTCTCGAGCTTCAACTTCACCGGCTTCCAGGTCCAGCTGGGCCTGAAGGGCGACATCGAGGCCATCAACGGCGGCTTCGACAGCTACTTCCAGTATGGCAATACCGCCGGCAGCAACTCGCTGCTGGGCGACACCAGCCTGGTCCGCATCCAGCAGGGCCTGCTGCTGAACGCCGCCGGCACGGCCTGCGCCGATCCGTCGGGCGGTTGCGTTCCGGTCAACATTTTCGGCCAGGGCACGATGTCGGCGGCTGCCGCCAACTTCATCAAGACCCGCATCAACTCGTCGCAGGACTATGAGCAACTGTACGCCGGCTTCACCATCAGCGGTGATACCGAAAACATGTTCTCCCTGCCGGCCGGCCCGATCGGCTTCGCCGTCGGTGGCGAATATCGCGCTGAAGACTTCTCGTTCAACCCCAGCCAGGATCTGGCCACCGGCAACCTGACCGGCTTCAACGCCAGCCCGCCTGTCTCGGGTCGCTTCGACGTCTATGAAGCCTATGCAGAAGTGCTGGTTCCGCTGCTGAAGGACCTGCCGTTCGTCAAGTCACTAGACCTGGAACTGGCCGGCCGCGTGTCGGACTACACCACCCAGCCGGACCCGGTTGAAACCTACAAGGTGGCCGGAACCTGGAAGCCCTTCGAAGACCTGCTGCTGCGCGCCTCGTACAACAAGGCAATCCGCGCTCCGTCGGTCGGCGAACTCTACGCTCCGCAGAGCAACGGCTTCCCGACCGCTACCGACAACTGCTCGGCTCGCGCCACCCCGAACGCTGCTACCCGTCAGGCCTGTATCAATTCGGGCGTCGCGGCGAGCGCCGTTGGTGTGATCAATGCCAACCAGCAGACCCAGACCCTGTCGGGCGGCAATCCGAACCTGCGTCCGGAAGAAGGCAAGACCATCACCTACGGTTTCGCCTACACCCCGTCGTGGCTGCCGAACTTCTCGATCACCGGTGACTACTTCTCGATCGAGATCACGGACGCCATCGCCAGCTTCGGCGGCAGCGCTTCGAACGTCATGAACGTCTGCTACGGCGCGCTTGTGAACGGCAACCCGTCTTCGCCTTACTGCCAGGCCATCCGTCGCCTTGCCAACGGCTCGATCGACTTCATCTCGCTGACGGCTCAAAACGTGGCCACGGTGAAGACTGAGGGCTTCGACGTCGGCGTGACCTACCGCACCACCCTGGAAGACCTCGGTCTGCCGGATTGGGGTTCGCTGTCGTTCCGCTCGCTGTACACCAACACCTGGGAAAGCACGACGACGCCGGACGAAATCTCGACGCCGATCAAGTGCGCCGACAAATTCGGTACCCGCTGCGGCAACCCGACCCCGCGTCACAAGCTGCGTTCGGCCGTCAACTGGAAGTTCAACCAGTTCGGCATGAACCTGGTTTGGAACCACCTGGACGACGTGAACGACGACGCTCCGGCCACCAAGTACACGGTCGAGCGTATCGGCGCGAAGAACTACTGGGATCTGTCGGGCGACTGGGAAGTCAACGACAACGTCGCCTTCACCGGCGGCGTCAAGAACCTGACCCAGGAAGCCTATCCGATCCTGGGCGGCAACGCCTCGCCGTCGAACAGCGGCTATCCCGCCGCCTACGACGTCCTGGGCCGTACGTTCTTCATCAACGCCCGTCTGCGTTACTAA